The Streptomyces halobius genomic interval GTCCGAGGCGGCACGGGTACCTTGACCAGCTTGAACCTTGTCCTGACGCGGGCCTCGACCTCTTCCAGCACCAACTTCACTGAGGGCCGCGACTCCTCCTCGTACTCCCTCAGCACCTCCTCTGCGGCCTCGACCCAGCGCGGATCGGCGTTGCCCAGCCCGCCGTCCACCTGCGCGGTCTTCGGCACCAGACCGGCCTCGCCCAGCTCCCGGAAGGCCCGTGCCCACCGGCGCACCGTCCGCGAGGTGACCCCCAGTTCCGCCGCCTTGGCCTCACACCTGGCCTGCATAGGCAGGCCAGGGGCGTACTGAGGGCGCGGCTCATCCGGTCGTGGGAGGTCCTCGCTGCCCGAGCGGTAGCCCGTCAGCAACTCCCGGACATGCTCGGCCCGCTCCAGGACCTCCTTTTCCTCCTCTTTGGTCAGCCGGTTCAGCACCACGGCCGCGACATCCTCGTCATCGGCGGACGACGGGCCCGACCTGTCGTGGATCAGCTCGGCGCGGTCGGAGGTCAGCAACTCACGCAGCGACATCCGGGCCAGCCGGTCGCGTCCGTCCTTGAGGACGACCTCCATGCCCGTGGCCAGGCTGGCGAACTCCACGACCTCGACCGTCTCGCCGTCCAGCCGGAAATGCGTCCCAACCCCCAGCTTCGTCCCCGCCCCGCTCATGCGGCCCTCCGCAGCACGTGCCTCGCACTCAGCGGCCGGTCCAACGCGGTCGTCACATGCCCGGACCACAGCAGGTGCAGCACCGCCGACTTCACCAGCGGCCGGGGACACTCCGGCAGCAGCCGGAAGGCATCTCCCAGCGACATGCCGCCCAGCTCCGTGGCCCGCAGCGCAGCCACCAGGTCAGGTTCGAATAGCCAGGCGCGGCGGTAGCCGGCCAGGAACCGGATGTTTTCCAGCACGTGCGAATCTGGTTCGCTCCACACCTCGTACCGCCACCCGCGCGACGTGACCGCCTCTCGCGTCCAGGCGAAGGTGAAGGCGACTTCTGGCTTCTCAAGCCGGTGGCGCGGCTTGACGTCCACAACCACCGGACCGTCGTCCGTCAGCAGCAGATAGTCCGGGATGTGCTTACGGACCTTGCCATCGATATCGGTCTTGAGCAGGAACGGCTGGGCGACGATGTGCCGCACCTCCGGAGCGAAGTCGGCGAACAACAGCCGCCCCAGCTCCAGCCGAGACTCGTAGATCACGTGATCGCCCACGGTCGCTGACCAGTACGTGCCCGAGTAGTGCTGCTGCCCCTTGTGCCAGCGGAACGTCCGCCACGGGCGAGCCTCCCGCAGCAGCCCGAGCGGCACCGACGACCACTCCAGGTCCTCCGCCACCGCCTCGTCACCACGCCGGACACTCAGCCGTACCGGCGCGGCCACCGCTGTATCCATCGGACCACTAACCCCGCGTTTCCCGAGGCGGCCCCGTCGGCCGCCGAACGCCGGGGTC includes:
- a CDS encoding TnsA-like heteromeric transposase endonuclease subunit; this translates as MDTAVAAPVRLSVRRGDEAVAEDLEWSSVPLGLLREARPWRTFRWHKGQQHYSGTYWSATVGDHVIYESRLELGRLLFADFAPEVRHIVAQPFLLKTDIDGKVRKHIPDYLLLTDDGPVVVDVKPRHRLEKPEVAFTFAWTREAVTSRGWRYEVWSEPDSHVLENIRFLAGYRRAWLFEPDLVAALRATELGGMSLGDAFRLLPECPRPLVKSAVLHLLWSGHVTTALDRPLSARHVLRRAA